One genomic window of Ictalurus punctatus breed USDA103 chromosome 23, Coco_2.0, whole genome shotgun sequence includes the following:
- the armc1 gene encoding armadillo repeat-containing protein 1: MSGEPDALAVVNQLRDLAADPLNRRAIVEDQGCLPGLILFLDHHNPQVVYSALLAVRYLAECRANREKLKGVLGMMLSLQNVMQKSTSPGETKLLASEIYEILQNASNAEAEQAEAAASCRRKAQFFLGSTNKRAKTVVLQIDGLDDPTRRSLCEEALLKIRGVISFTFQMAVKRCVVRIRSDLKAEALGTAIASTKVMKAQQVVKGEDGNEMVIPLQEDSDVEVEQNMDLPEYLPEDESPAQEQHKAVSRLGSIQDGMGWLNTAANFLSRSFYW; this comes from the exons ATGAGCGGCGAGCCGGATGCCTTGGCTGTGGTCAACCAGCTCCGAGATTTAGCCGCTGACCCGTTGAACAGGCGCGCTATCGTCGAAGATCAGGGCTGCCTGCCAGGCCTCATCCTCTTCCTCGATCACCACAACCCGCAAGTCGTCTACTCGGCACTGCTG GCCGTGCGCTACCTGGCAGAATGTCGAGCCAACAGGGAGAAGCTGAAGGGCGTTCTGGGAATGATGCTGAGTCTGCAGAACGTCATGCAGAA GAGCACATCCCCCGGTGAGACCAAACTGTTGGCTTCGGAAATCTACGAGATCCTGCAGAACGCGAGCAACGCTGAGGCCGAACAGGCCGAAGCGGCCGCCTCTTGTCGCCGTAAGGCTCAGTTCTTCCTGGGTTCCACCAACAAGCGGGCCAAGACCGTGGTGCTGCAGATCGATGGCTTGGACGACCCG ACCCGGAGGAGCCTGTGTGAGGAGGCTTTGCTGAAAATCCGTGGCGTCATCAGCTTCACCTTCCAAATGGCCGTTAAGAGGTGTGTGGTCAGGATCCGTTCCGACCTGAAGGCCGAG GCTCTGGGAACAGCCATCGCGTCCACCAAAGTGATGAAAGCGCAGCAAGTGGTGAAGGGAGAAGACGGTAATGAG ATGGTAATCCCGTTGCAGGAGGATTCGGACGTGGAGGTGGAGCAGAACATGGACTTGCCGGAGTACCTCCCCGAGGACGAGAGTCCGGCTCAGGAGCAGCACAAGGCCGTGTCTCGCCTGGGCTCCATACAGGACGGTATGGGCTGGCTGAATACGGCCGCTAACTTCCTGTCCCGCTCGTTCTACTGGTGA